A part of Streptomyces sp. DSM 40750 genomic DNA contains:
- a CDS encoding C40 family peptidase, producing the protein MTALNRVPSLLTRAGTASALTIAAVGGSIVVPGVASDAEAVTVASKALKVAASKKGSPYKYGATGPSRFDCSGLTLYSFKKAGKKLPRTAQQQYNKTKHISASSRTLGDLVFFHSGSNVYHVGIYAGKGKIWHSPKTGDVVRLQKIWTKSVWYGRVR; encoded by the coding sequence ATGACTGCGCTGAATCGTGTCCCGTCGCTGTTGACCCGGGCCGGCACGGCCTCGGCTCTGACCATCGCCGCCGTCGGCGGCAGCATCGTGGTCCCGGGCGTCGCCTCCGACGCCGAGGCCGTCACAGTGGCGTCGAAGGCACTCAAGGTCGCGGCTTCCAAGAAGGGCTCCCCTTACAAGTACGGCGCCACGGGCCCCAGCAGGTTCGACTGCTCAGGCCTGACGCTCTACTCGTTCAAGAAGGCGGGCAAGAAGCTGCCCCGTACTGCTCAGCAGCAGTACAACAAGACGAAGCACATCTCCGCGAGCAGCCGCACGCTCGGAGACCTCGTCTTCTTCCACTCGGGGTCGAACGTCTACCACGTCGGTATCTACGCGGGGAAGGGAAAGATCTGGCACTCGCCGAAGACGGGTGACGTCGTCCGGCTGCAGAAGATCTGGACGAAGAGCGTCTGGTACGGCCGGGTCCGCTGA
- a CDS encoding DUF6328 family protein, whose amino-acid sequence MADERTRPARDETPQERADRNFAELLQELRVTQTGVQILFAFLLTLAFTPRFPDLDSVQRATYVTTLLLAVLAAALFTAPAALHRSLFQQNAKPTIVQVSSRLATAGLIVLMPAFTGSVLLVVDVTLGRTAGIIAGAGTLLGCLLLWHVLPKLVGRSGGTTAPTPRQEETTPVRQGEDSVRAPADRLP is encoded by the coding sequence ATGGCCGACGAACGCACCCGCCCCGCACGCGACGAGACGCCTCAGGAACGCGCCGATCGCAACTTCGCCGAGCTGCTGCAGGAATTGCGGGTCACCCAGACCGGGGTGCAGATCCTGTTCGCGTTCCTGTTGACGCTGGCCTTCACACCGCGCTTCCCGGACCTGGACTCCGTACAGCGCGCCACCTACGTCACCACGCTGCTCCTCGCGGTCCTCGCGGCGGCGCTCTTCACCGCCCCGGCCGCACTGCACCGCTCGCTCTTCCAGCAGAACGCCAAGCCCACCATCGTCCAGGTCTCGTCCCGGCTGGCCACCGCGGGCCTGATCGTGCTGATGCCGGCCTTCACCGGATCCGTACTGCTCGTCGTGGACGTGACGCTCGGCCGGACGGCCGGGATCATCGCCGGAGCCGGCACGCTCCTCGGATGTCTGCTCCTGTGGCACGTGCTCCCGAAGCTGGTGGGACGCTCCGGCGGCACGACGGCGCCGACGCCGCGTCAGGAGGAGACGACCCCCGTACGGCAGGGCGAGGACTCCGTCAGGGCTCCTGCTGACCGGCTGCCCTGA
- a CDS encoding urease subunit beta yields the protein MIPGEILFAEGSIVYNQGREITRLTVLNAADRPVQVGSHYHFAEVNPGLEFDRAAARGKRLNVAAGTAVRFEPGIPVDVELVPLTGARVVPGLRGETGGALDA from the coding sequence ATGATTCCCGGAGAGATCCTCTTCGCCGAGGGCTCGATCGTGTACAACCAGGGCCGTGAGATCACCCGGCTCACCGTCCTCAACGCCGCCGACCGGCCGGTCCAGGTCGGCTCCCACTACCACTTCGCCGAGGTCAACCCCGGCCTGGAGTTCGACCGCGCCGCAGCGCGCGGCAAGCGGCTGAACGTCGCCGCCGGCACCGCCGTGCGTTTCGAGCCCGGGATCCCCGTCGACGTAGAACTCGTTCCGCTCACCGGCGCCCGTGTCGTGCCCGGACTGCGCGGGGAGACCGGAGGTGCCCTCGATGCCTGA
- a CDS encoding urease accessory protein UreF encodes MSRAALLVLADGRFPAGGHAHSGGAEAAVKAGLITGADGLEAFCRGRLHTAGLVSSALAAAAALGVDPLSLDAAADARTPSVALRVASRKLGRQLMRAARATWPSAELDALAREFPKGAHQPVVLGVAARAAGLGPDDAAYCSAYESVSGAASATVRLLSLDPFDATGVLARLAPEMDVVVGAAVDAARGVVAGGVEGLPAASAPLLEINAEVHAGWPVRLFAS; translated from the coding sequence ATGTCTAGGGCAGCGCTTCTCGTTCTGGCCGACGGCCGCTTTCCCGCCGGGGGGCACGCGCACTCCGGCGGGGCCGAGGCGGCCGTCAAGGCCGGGCTGATCACCGGAGCGGACGGGCTGGAGGCGTTCTGCCGGGGGCGGTTGCACACGGCGGGGCTGGTGTCGTCGGCGCTGGCCGCCGCGGCCGCGCTCGGGGTGGATCCGCTGTCGCTGGACGCCGCCGCCGACGCGCGGACGCCGTCCGTCGCGCTTCGGGTCGCTTCCCGGAAGCTGGGGCGGCAGTTGATGCGGGCGGCGCGGGCGACGTGGCCGTCGGCGGAACTGGACGCGCTGGCGCGGGAGTTCCCCAAGGGGGCGCATCAGCCGGTCGTGCTGGGGGTGGCCGCCAGGGCCGCCGGGCTGGGGCCGGATGACGCCGCGTACTGCTCCGCGTACGAGAGTGTGAGCGGGGCGGCGAGTGCGACAGTGCGGTTGCTGAGCCTTGATCCCTTCGATGCGACAGGGGTGTTGGCGCGTCTGGCGCCCGAGATGGATGTGGTGGTGGGGGCGGCGGTCGATGCGGCTCGGGGGGTGGTGGCCGGTGGCGTGGAGGGGTTGCCTGCGGCTTCCGCGCCGTTGCTGGAGATCAATGCGGAGGTGCATGCGGGGTGGCCTGTGCGGTTGTTCGCGTCCTGA
- a CDS encoding alpha/beta hydrolase, translating into MRGLRPTRRAAAFGSAGLLVTATLIAGAVAAPAANAAGTASAVDREAKGVAVAAAKAAKKGVKWQDCPESWGLEKPIQCGWVTVPLDYAKPNGKQIKLAVDRIGNTGTKKERQGALIYNPGGPGASGLRFPRRVTTKAPLWVNTSKAYDFVGFDPRGVGHSAPISCADPQEFVKAPKLDPVPDSEADKLKQRGLAAEYAEGCKQRSGAMLPHMTTPNTARDLDVIRAALGEKKLNFLGVSYGTYIGAVYGTLFPTHVRRMVVDSVVNPSREKIWYQANLDQDVAFEGRWKDWTKWVAQNDATYHLGDTQAKVQAKWLELRATAKKDPIGGLVGPAELVSFFQSAPYYDSAWAPTAQVWSKYAAGDTQALVDAAAPDLTDTAGNAAAENGNAVYTAVECTDAKWPTSWKRWDRDNTELHRNHPFMTWANAWMNLPCATWQSKQYTPVDVKTKKGLPPVLIVQSERDAATPYEGAVELHKRFKGSRLITEKKAGSHGVTGLVNPCVNDRVDSYLLTGKVGKADVKCAPHAMPKP; encoded by the coding sequence TTGAGAGGTTTGAGGCCGACGAGAAGGGCGGCAGCGTTCGGCTCCGCCGGACTGCTCGTCACGGCGACCCTGATAGCCGGTGCCGTCGCCGCTCCCGCAGCCAACGCCGCGGGCACCGCGAGTGCCGTGGACCGCGAGGCCAAGGGTGTCGCCGTCGCCGCCGCGAAGGCGGCGAAGAAGGGCGTCAAGTGGCAGGACTGCCCCGAGAGCTGGGGTCTGGAGAAGCCGATCCAGTGCGGCTGGGTCACCGTGCCGCTGGACTACGCCAAGCCGAACGGCAAGCAGATCAAGCTCGCCGTGGACCGTATCGGCAACACCGGTACGAAGAAGGAGCGCCAGGGCGCGCTCATCTACAATCCGGGCGGTCCGGGCGCCTCGGGTCTGCGCTTCCCGCGCCGGGTCACGACCAAGGCACCGCTGTGGGTCAACACGTCCAAGGCCTACGACTTCGTGGGCTTCGACCCGCGCGGTGTGGGTCACTCGGCGCCCATCTCCTGCGCCGACCCGCAGGAGTTCGTGAAGGCGCCCAAGCTGGACCCGGTTCCGGACTCCGAGGCCGACAAGCTGAAGCAGCGGGGGCTCGCGGCCGAGTACGCGGAGGGCTGCAAGCAGCGCAGCGGCGCGATGCTGCCGCACATGACGACGCCGAACACCGCGCGTGACCTGGATGTCATCCGGGCCGCCCTGGGGGAGAAGAAGCTCAACTTCCTGGGCGTCTCCTACGGCACGTACATCGGCGCCGTCTACGGCACCCTCTTCCCGACCCACGTGCGCCGCATGGTCGTCGACAGCGTGGTGAACCCCTCCCGCGAGAAGATCTGGTACCAGGCCAACCTGGACCAGGACGTCGCCTTCGAGGGCCGCTGGAAGGACTGGACGAAGTGGGTCGCGCAGAACGACGCGACGTACCACCTCGGCGACACCCAGGCGAAGGTGCAGGCGAAGTGGCTGGAGCTGCGGGCCACCGCGAAGAAGGACCCGATCGGCGGGCTCGTCGGCCCGGCCGAGCTGGTCTCCTTCTTCCAGAGCGCCCCGTACTACGACTCCGCGTGGGCGCCCACGGCCCAGGTGTGGAGCAAGTACGCCGCCGGTGACACCCAGGCGCTGGTCGACGCCGCCGCCCCGGACCTCACCGACACCGCGGGCAACGCCGCCGCGGAGAACGGCAACGCCGTCTACACCGCCGTCGAGTGCACCGACGCCAAGTGGCCCACCAGCTGGAAGCGCTGGGACCGCGACAACACCGAGCTGCACCGGAACCACCCGTTCATGACCTGGGCCAACGCCTGGATGAACCTGCCGTGCGCCACCTGGCAGTCCAAGCAGTACACCCCGGTGGACGTGAAGACCAAGAAGGGCCTGCCGCCCGTCCTGATCGTCCAGTCCGAGCGGGACGCGGCCACCCCGTACGAGGGTGCCGTCGAGCTCCACAAGCGGTTCAAGGGCTCCCGCCTGATCACGGAGAAGAAGGCCGGCTCCCACGGGGTCACCGGTCTGGTCAACCCGTGCGTCAACGACCGCGTGGACAGCTACCTGCTCACCGGCAAGGTGGGCAAGGCGGACGTGAAGTGCGCTCCGCACGCCATGCCGAAGCCGTAG
- a CDS encoding type II toxin-antitoxin system Phd/YefM family antitoxin, which translates to MAYEIPVTQARAELAELINRVVYGGERVVVTRHGKPLVALVSAADLEQLEALQEPAEEPVISAVSRVREAASAPREQQRFGIAAEHRGPGAS; encoded by the coding sequence ATGGCCTACGAGATTCCGGTGACGCAAGCCAGGGCTGAGCTCGCCGAACTGATCAACCGCGTGGTCTACGGCGGCGAGCGCGTCGTCGTGACGCGGCACGGAAAGCCCCTCGTCGCCCTGGTCTCCGCCGCCGACCTGGAGCAGCTCGAAGCGCTCCAGGAACCCGCCGAGGAGCCGGTGATCAGCGCGGTCTCCCGGGTCCGCGAGGCGGCGTCGGCACCGCGGGAGCAACAGCGGTTCGGCATCGCTGCGGAGCATCGGGGGCCGGGGGCTTCGTAA
- a CDS encoding urease subunit alpha, which produces MPEISRAAYADLFGPTTGDRIRLADTDLLVEIEEDRSGGPGLAGDEAVFGGGKVIRESMGQARATRAEGTPDTVITGAVIIDHWGIVKADIGIRDGRITGIGKAGNPDTMDGIHPDLVIGPETEIIAGNGRIVTAGAVDAHVHFICPQIADEALSSGVTTLVGGGTGPAEGSKATTVTPGPWHLARMLEAMEQYPLNIGFLGKGNTVSHEAMLSQIRGGALGLKLHEDWGSTPAVIDASLTVADRTGIQVAIHTDTLNEAGFVGDTLAAIAGRGIHAYHTEGAGGGHAPDIMTVVSEPHVLPSSTNPTRPYTVNTAEEHLDMLMVCHHLNAAVPEDLAFAESRIRPSTIGAEDILHDLGAISIISSDAQAMGRVGEVILRTWQTAHVMKRRRGALPGDGRADNHRVRRYVAKYTINPALAQGLAREIGSVETGKLADLVLWEPAFFGVKPHLVVKGGQIAYAQMGDANASIPTPQPILPRPMYGAIGRAPASNSFNFVAPLAIEDGLPERLSLGKRFVAIESTRGVTKADMRENDARPEVRVDPDSFAVHIDGELVEATPAAELPMAQRYFLF; this is translated from the coding sequence ATGCCTGAGATCTCGCGTGCCGCGTACGCCGACCTGTTCGGCCCCACCACCGGTGACCGCATCCGGCTCGCCGACACCGACCTGCTCGTCGAGATCGAGGAGGACCGTTCCGGCGGACCCGGGCTCGCCGGTGACGAGGCCGTGTTCGGCGGTGGCAAGGTCATCCGCGAATCCATGGGCCAGGCGCGCGCTACGCGCGCAGAAGGCACCCCCGACACGGTGATCACCGGCGCGGTGATCATCGACCACTGGGGCATCGTCAAGGCCGACATCGGCATCCGCGACGGCCGGATCACCGGGATCGGCAAGGCCGGCAACCCCGACACCATGGACGGGATCCACCCCGATCTGGTCATCGGCCCCGAAACGGAGATCATCGCGGGCAACGGGCGGATCGTCACGGCCGGCGCCGTCGACGCCCACGTCCACTTCATCTGCCCGCAGATCGCCGACGAGGCGCTGTCGTCCGGAGTGACGACGCTGGTCGGCGGCGGTACGGGCCCGGCCGAGGGCTCGAAGGCCACGACGGTGACGCCCGGCCCGTGGCACCTCGCCCGGATGCTGGAGGCGATGGAGCAGTACCCGCTCAACATCGGCTTCCTCGGCAAGGGCAACACCGTCTCCCACGAGGCGATGCTGTCCCAGATCCGCGGCGGAGCACTCGGTCTGAAGCTCCACGAGGACTGGGGTTCGACCCCGGCCGTCATCGACGCGTCACTGACCGTCGCCGACCGCACCGGCATCCAGGTCGCCATCCACACGGACACGCTGAACGAGGCCGGGTTCGTCGGTGACACCCTCGCCGCGATCGCCGGACGCGGCATCCACGCGTACCACACCGAGGGTGCGGGCGGCGGGCACGCGCCCGACATCATGACCGTGGTCTCCGAGCCCCACGTACTGCCCAGCTCCACCAACCCGACCAGGCCCTACACCGTCAACACCGCCGAGGAACACCTCGACATGCTGATGGTCTGCCACCACCTGAACGCGGCGGTGCCGGAGGACCTGGCGTTCGCCGAGTCGCGCATCCGGCCGTCGACCATCGGGGCCGAGGACATCCTGCACGACCTGGGTGCGATCTCGATCATCTCCTCCGACGCACAGGCCATGGGCCGGGTCGGCGAGGTCATCCTGCGGACCTGGCAGACCGCGCACGTGATGAAGCGGCGACGGGGCGCGCTGCCGGGTGACGGCCGTGCGGACAACCACCGTGTACGTCGATATGTCGCCAAGTACACGATCAATCCCGCCCTCGCGCAGGGGCTCGCCCGCGAGATCGGGTCCGTCGAGACGGGCAAGCTCGCCGACCTCGTGCTGTGGGAACCCGCGTTCTTCGGGGTCAAGCCGCATCTCGTGGTCAAGGGCGGGCAGATCGCGTACGCGCAGATGGGCGACGCGAACGCCTCCATCCCCACCCCGCAGCCCATCCTCCCGCGCCCCATGTACGGGGCCATCGGGCGGGCGCCCGCCTCGAACTCGTTCAACTTCGTGGCGCCCCTCGCCATCGAGGACGGGCTGCCGGAGCGGCTCTCGCTGGGGAAGCGGTTCGTCGCGATCGAGTCGACGCGTGGGGTCACCAAGGCCGACATGCGGGAGAACGACGCGCGGCCCGAGGTGCGCGTCGACCCCGACAGCTTCGCCGTGCACATCGACGGGGAGCTGGTGGAGGCCACGCCGGCCGCCGAACTGCCCATGGCCCAGCGCTACTTCCTCTTCTGA
- a CDS encoding ATP-dependent Clp protease proteolytic subunit, whose amino-acid sequence MPANRPSSRYVLPEFTERTSSGTRTMDPYSKLLEERIVFLGTQIDDTSANDVMAQFMHLEYQSPDRDISLYINSPGGSFSAMTAIYDTIRFVTCDVETVCLGQAGSSAAVLLAAGTPGKRSVLPGARVLIHQPALADRIQGQASDLAIQAEELTRNRRKLEELLVRHTGQSPERIGADIERDKFLDAEAAVAYGLADRVVPSRKTSRTLPGAG is encoded by the coding sequence ATGCCCGCGAACCGACCGTCAAGCCGCTACGTGCTGCCCGAGTTCACCGAGCGCACCAGTTCGGGCACCCGAACGATGGATCCCTACTCGAAGTTGCTGGAAGAGCGGATCGTGTTCCTCGGGACGCAGATCGACGACACGTCGGCGAACGACGTGATGGCGCAGTTCATGCACCTCGAGTACCAGTCGCCGGACCGGGACATCTCGCTGTACATCAACTCACCCGGCGGCTCGTTCAGCGCGATGACGGCGATCTACGACACGATCCGGTTCGTCACCTGCGATGTGGAGACCGTCTGCCTGGGGCAGGCGGGGTCGTCCGCCGCGGTGCTGCTGGCGGCGGGCACACCGGGCAAGCGGTCCGTACTGCCGGGCGCGCGGGTGCTGATCCACCAGCCGGCGCTGGCGGACCGGATCCAGGGGCAGGCGAGCGATCTGGCCATCCAGGCCGAGGAGTTGACGCGCAACCGCCGCAAGCTGGAGGAGCTGCTCGTACGGCACACGGGGCAGAGCCCGGAGCGGATCGGCGCCGACATCGAGCGGGACAAGTTCCTCGACGCCGAGGCGGCGGTGGCATACGGACTGGCCGACCGGGTCGTCCCGAGCCGCAAGACCTCGCGCACGCTGCCCGGCGCGGGGTGA
- a CDS encoding ATP-binding protein — protein MADHQEASVTLPSDPASVSAARKYVATVLAEWGLPSDTDIADTVRLIVSELATNAVQHTRGQSPTFTVDIALDRDEQLRIGVTDSHPRFPKRLPAAVQQDNGRGMVIIRWLTAECGGRLSVRPTREGGKTVAIELPWTVPVQPVRAAGQQEP, from the coding sequence ATGGCAGATCACCAGGAAGCATCCGTCACTCTGCCGAGCGATCCAGCCTCGGTGTCCGCGGCCCGAAAATACGTCGCCACCGTGCTGGCCGAATGGGGCCTGCCGAGCGACACGGACATCGCGGACACCGTGCGCCTGATCGTGTCCGAACTCGCCACCAACGCCGTCCAGCACACGCGGGGTCAGTCACCCACGTTCACCGTGGACATCGCCCTCGACCGGGACGAGCAGCTGCGCATCGGCGTCACCGACAGCCATCCCCGCTTTCCGAAACGCCTGCCCGCCGCCGTCCAGCAGGACAACGGCCGGGGCATGGTCATCATCCGCTGGCTGACCGCCGAGTGCGGCGGCAGGCTGAGCGTCAGACCCACACGGGAGGGCGGCAAGACGGTGGCGATCGAACTGCCGTGGACGGTCCCCGTGCAGCCGGTCAGGGCAGCCGGTCAGCAGGAGCCCTGA
- the ureG gene encoding urease accessory protein UreG, with product MHLDHSHSHDGPSATSADAHRADGTRRALRIGLGGPVGSGKTATVAALCQALREELSLAVVTNDIYTREDAEFLLREAVLPPERITAVETGACPHTAIRDDISANLEAVEDLEDEVGPLDLILVESGGDNLTATFSKGLVDAQIFVIDVAGGDDIPRKGGPGVTTADLLVVNKTDLAPYVGSDLARMAVDAKAQRAELPVVFQSLRSEAGVADVAAWVREKLAAWTA from the coding sequence ATGCATCTCGATCACTCTCACTCCCACGACGGCCCCTCCGCCACGAGCGCCGACGCGCACCGGGCTGACGGCACCCGTCGTGCCCTGCGTATCGGGCTCGGCGGGCCCGTCGGGTCCGGTAAGACGGCTACCGTGGCCGCGCTCTGTCAGGCCCTGCGGGAGGAGTTGTCCCTCGCTGTCGTGACGAACGACATCTATACGCGCGAGGACGCCGAGTTCCTGCTTCGCGAGGCCGTGCTGCCGCCCGAGCGGATCACGGCCGTGGAGACGGGGGCGTGCCCGCATACGGCGATTCGGGACGACATCTCCGCGAATCTCGAAGCGGTGGAGGACCTGGAGGACGAGGTCGGGCCGCTCGATCTCATTCTTGTCGAGTCCGGCGGTGACAATCTGACCGCCACCTTCTCCAAGGGACTCGTCGACGCGCAGATCTTCGTCATCGATGTGGCCGGCGGGGACGACATTCCGAGGAAGGGCGGGCCCGGTGTCACCACCGCCGACCTGCTCGTCGTCAACAAGACGGACCTCGCGCCGTACGTCGGGTCCGACCTCGCCCGGATGGCCGTGGACGCGAAGGCGCAGCGGGCGGAGCTGCCGGTGGTGTTCCAGTCGCTCAGGAGCGAGGCCGGAGTCGCGGACGTCGCCGCCTGGGTGAGGGAGAAGCTCGCCGCGTGGACGGCATGA
- a CDS encoding urease subunit gamma yields the protein MQLTPHEQERLLIHVAADVAEKRRARGLKLNHPEAVALITAHILEGARDGRTVAELMASGRKLLTRDDVMEGIPEMIHDVQVEATFPDGTKLVTVHDPIV from the coding sequence GTGCAACTGACCCCGCACGAGCAGGAGAGGCTGCTGATCCACGTGGCGGCCGACGTGGCGGAGAAGCGCCGGGCCCGCGGGCTGAAGCTGAACCACCCGGAGGCCGTCGCGCTGATCACCGCGCACATCCTCGAAGGCGCGCGGGACGGCCGTACGGTGGCCGAACTCATGGCGTCCGGGCGGAAGCTGCTCACCAGGGACGACGTCATGGAGGGCATCCCCGAGATGATCCACGACGTCCAGGTCGAGGCGACCTTCCCGGACGGCACCAAGCTCGTCACCGTCCACGACCCGATCGTCTGA
- a CDS encoding urease accessory protein UreD has translation MDGMTTAGDVTVTEETTTAGGTATAGVKATARIAARADGRRGTALPVLESDGPLALRRTRGSGDEARVMLVGAMSGPLGGDRFAVEAEVGEGARLRVGSAAATIALPGQAKGEARYDVRIDVAAGGELRWLPEQLISARGSDLRVSTRVELAADARLVFREEQVLGRTGEEPGRLSSRLSVWSGGRPLLDQEVACGPGAPGGWDGPAVLGGYRALGQLVVVRPEFAEQPPGPRVLGESAALTPLAGPAVLVSALAPDALRLRRVLDEALAELDG, from the coding sequence GTGGACGGCATGACGACGGCCGGAGACGTGACGGTGACCGAAGAGACGACGACCGCCGGAGGGACGGCGACCGCCGGGGTCAAGGCCACCGCACGGATCGCGGCACGCGCCGACGGGCGGCGCGGCACCGCCCTGCCCGTGCTGGAGAGCGACGGACCGCTGGCGCTGCGCCGTACCCGGGGGAGTGGTGACGAGGCGCGGGTCATGCTTGTCGGGGCGATGAGCGGGCCGCTCGGCGGGGACCGGTTCGCGGTGGAGGCGGAGGTCGGTGAGGGGGCGCGGCTGCGCGTCGGGTCGGCCGCCGCGACGATCGCGCTGCCGGGGCAGGCCAAGGGCGAGGCCCGCTACGACGTACGGATCGATGTCGCCGCCGGAGGCGAACTGCGTTGGCTGCCCGAGCAGTTGATCTCCGCGCGGGGGAGCGATCTGCGGGTGTCGACGCGCGTGGAACTCGCCGCCGACGCGCGGCTGGTGTTCCGGGAGGAGCAGGTGCTCGGGCGGACCGGGGAGGAGCCCGGGCGGCTCAGCAGCCGGCTCAGTGTGTGGTCGGGCGGGCGGCCGTTGCTCGACCAGGAGGTGGCGTGCGGGCCGGGGGCGCCCGGTGGCTGGGACGGTCCCGCCGTGCTGGGCGGGTATCGAGCGCTGGGGCAACTCGTCGTCGTACGGCCGGAGTTCGCCGAACAGCCGCCCGGGCCACGGGTGTTGGGGGAGTCGGCCGCGCTCACTCCGCTCGCCGGACCCGCCGTACTCGTCAGCGCGCTCGCCCCCGACGCGTTGCGGCTGCGGCGCGTGCTCGACGAGGCCCTTGCCGAGCTTGATGGCTGA
- a CDS encoding DUF397 domain-containing protein translates to MSALPRNVPTSTELHGVRWLRSSRSTGMNNCVETARPGSGRWAGLVAVRDSKNTAGPALLFDPEAWEGFITTLR, encoded by the coding sequence ATGTCCGCACTGCCTCGGAACGTACCCACCAGTACCGAACTGCACGGGGTGCGATGGCTGCGCAGCAGCCGCAGTACCGGAATGAACAACTGCGTGGAAACGGCCCGTCCCGGGTCCGGCCGCTGGGCCGGACTTGTGGCCGTCCGCGACTCGAAGAACACGGCGGGGCCCGCCCTGTTGTTCGACCCCGAGGCCTGGGAGGGATTCATCACCACGCTTCGGTGA
- a CDS encoding helix-turn-helix domain-containing protein, translating into MQYGPAVRRRKLGAELRVLRTRSGLTSIEAAHLVGWHQSKVSRIETGASGVKPTDVRKLLDAYGVDDTELRELLMALAGSEDGGGRHNWWHAYRGVLPPTYRDFISLESQASGMRTLETSVVPGLLQIPEYARAVTLAAVEGLEDDKLDALVEVRLARQEVLRGNPPMKLSAVLDEGVLRREVGNPEIMTRQLGRLVEAAGLPQVRLQVLPFTAGAHIGITGPFVIFSFRSTSDLDVVVLDHLTSSLYLERKEDLKAYVEAFKALQIHALSPEDSLDYIAGLAAGA; encoded by the coding sequence ATGCAATACGGTCCGGCGGTGCGCCGCCGCAAGCTCGGTGCCGAGTTGCGCGTCCTGCGCACCCGTTCCGGTCTCACGAGTATCGAGGCGGCCCATCTCGTGGGCTGGCACCAGTCCAAGGTGAGCCGGATCGAGACGGGTGCCAGCGGGGTGAAGCCCACGGACGTACGCAAGCTGCTGGACGCGTACGGGGTCGACGACACCGAATTACGGGAACTGCTCATGGCGCTGGCGGGCTCCGAGGACGGCGGCGGGCGGCACAACTGGTGGCACGCGTACCGGGGTGTACTGCCTCCGACGTACCGGGACTTCATCAGCCTGGAGTCGCAGGCCAGCGGGATGCGGACGCTGGAGACCTCGGTGGTGCCTGGGCTGTTGCAGATCCCCGAGTACGCCCGGGCGGTGACCCTGGCCGCGGTGGAGGGGCTGGAAGACGACAAACTCGACGCGCTCGTGGAAGTGCGGCTCGCGCGGCAGGAAGTTCTGCGCGGGAATCCGCCGATGAAGCTGAGCGCCGTGCTCGACGAGGGCGTTTTGCGGCGGGAGGTGGGCAACCCCGAGATCATGACCCGGCAGCTGGGCCGTCTGGTCGAGGCGGCGGGCCTTCCTCAAGTGCGACTGCAGGTGCTGCCGTTCACTGCCGGGGCGCATATCGGCATCACCGGGCCTTTCGTAATTTTCTCATTTCGGAGCACCTCGGATCTGGATGTGGTTGTTCTCGACCACTTGACGAGTAGCCTCTACCTCGAGCGGAAAGAAGACCTCAAGGCGTATGTCGAGGCCTTCAAAGCCCTTCAGATCCACGCCCTTTCGCCCGAGGACTCGTTGGATTACATCGCCGGGCTCGCCGCCGGCGCGTAA